The following nucleotide sequence is from Vanessa cardui chromosome 19, ilVanCard2.1, whole genome shotgun sequence.
tctaaaaactataaaaataattataaaaatatatatattattaaaatttttaagcttaaatgaaatattttttatcagtgcaacgaaattatttaaatatgccaGAATGTGAACATTGAAAAAGATTAaacaaaggttttattaaagtcTGCGATGTCTGACTGTAGCACATTATGCGATTAGATATAAATCGTCACGGAGGGTGTTTGGAGGTCACTCGTATTCCATGACGCACGATAATATAAATACCTAATACCTATTATACCTACTTATGTAAAAGTTCCTAATTGAGTAATAATCCCTGTTATATggctagaataataaaattagtactagcagtataaattaatcttatatcaatattttataatgaaataatcaaGTAAGCAATTTTAACACAAaggtagaaaaatatttagtaaattaaattaatgcttaattattaaatgaaaaaaaaaaatattctcaaggtttatttaaaataattatttaaagaatatctACTTAAGGAATAAAGACTAAAtactaaagaatatttatacatttttgtaaaaattgtttttttttttttttatttcagccaTGACCATATAGAAATTATGGTGAATAGTGCGGGTGAACTTCTGTTCTTCCGCCACCGTGAAGGACCTTGGATGCCAACATTAAGACTTCTCCACAAGTGTAAGCGATCGACTGTCTTCTGacttatctatatatttaataaaattggagtatctgtttgtattatgaaaattgcccttttttactcaatgtattgtatacacgctaaataaataccaaaatatttttttttacaattattgtctgtctgtttcggcTGATCTTTGGAACgtctggactgattttgacgagactttcactggcagataactgatataataaggagtaacttagtctacaataatattttttttgttaaattcaaacgcgtataaggtcgcgaACACAgctagtaaattaatattttctatcatGACTGTATTTGACGCGGATCTCTTTATCATTATGATTCATCGGTTACACAGTTAATATATGGATCGATAGCTAAACGTAATAGAACACAGTGCTCTGTTCTAGTAACACTATAAAATgcataattaaaatttgccatatttaaatatgctttTTGATAAGTAGAGTATTTGATATCTCTAGACAAAAATAGACagacatattatttctattatgtgCTTACATTATCATCtagaatttttctttatttattattaatgagctattaaatattacttaagacctttttttacatttcatgaGCTGAGCATAAAAtaccaatcaaatatttaagaCGAAGTATGAAACATTGtacaattttactttttaaattttaaatacactcTTGTCTATGCAGGCAAAGATGATATAAGTAGGTACTATTACATAATTGAagatttattgttgtttttaataaagttacttACTAGGTATACTAGAGAtctgggatggcccagtgggtagaatgCGTGCGTCTTAATCGataatgttcttaatttatgtttttaattcatcttgtgctcgacgTGGTGAAATTGGGCCTTAgccctagcagtgggaaatttataggctattgGTGatgtactatattattatacgtaCAAATCACATCTGCTTGAATTTTTCGATACACTCTTTAGAAAAATGTAAGcagcaaaataataaacacaaaatataatacactatCTTAGTAAGGATTaattacagatataaaatatttatgtatcttttgtttattttaagaccCATTCTTCCTGCCAATGCAACAAGTCGACAAGGGAGCAATTCGCTTCGTTCTGAGCGGTGCCAACATAATGTGCCCCGGTTTGACGTCACCAGGGGCACGAATGTCACCGGTCGAAAAAAGCAGCGTCGTGGCCGTGATGGCTGAAGGGAAGCAACACGCCTTGGCTGTGGGCATCACTTCTCTGTCGACCCAGGATATGTAAGATGTCTACCATAATTCATCCTTCAATAATTACCTAATTATGTTTCATACAGACTTATCACATTTTGATAGCTttttagactgaataataaacaaaacgttTTATTACCATGTAGTTTGTTATCAAATAGTTCGTATaactatgtaattatgaaatgttgctttataatctgtaattaatGGTTATGTGTCATTATCATTACTTTCAGATAACCTCAATTCGAAGTTCCAAAGTTCATAATTAGTAATGAAATGGAAAACTATTTAGTAATGAAATGCAGacgtaatttatgtatttttttttttcagagccAAAGTAAACAAAGGCGTTGGCATTGAAAACTGTCATTATCTCAACGATGGTCTGTGGCAAATGAAACCCGTCAAGTGAATTAATATTCAgcttattttctaaaataatttaagttttttttaacaataaataatgtatccgtataaatcgtatttttatttgagtGTGTTACCCTGCATCGACTTtttctcattattatttaaaataataagtaatagtgacgtaataaataaattgatgtatacatataaatagtaaCTCTACTTCTCTTCGAACTTAAGTGTATGGTAATTAGAATggtttgattgattttgatttgattgatgatGGACTTTGTTTGTGGCGGTCAATGGAAAATCATTACCCTACTttctgattttttaataaatgatgcTCAAATGGGTATTGAATTTATAGATAGGGCCcaacaagtaaataaaaataagcataaTCCGAACTTATACAGCAAATCTTGATGTTTATTTGTCCAGCATATTCGGCCTATATATGCCACTAACATGGCGATCTGGCGAACACGTTAGCAGATAATACACCTCAGTAAATTTTCTCCGTCGTAAGTCGTCTTTTAAGAAACACACGTACATAAAATACTTCAAGcaagatattttaaatgaatacatacAGGTGATAATATAAAGAGATAGTTAAATAACTAAACATtagtatatcaaaatattaactaaaatacaactaaactaatttattagaatattaacaaataaataacgagTAAAAGAtgtgtaacaaataataataattatgaacgtTTTATGAATATTGAGGTTTAAATTTGCCGcgctaaaacgtttcattttacTCGTACgtataaattgataattaatttattgaaagttatattaattcctaatattatgaaaattctgttaattgttgtaaaaaaatatatttaatttaatttggaacttgtacgaaatattacatgcaatttatttattattaaaaataaactttgtgaTTGCACTTGTTTGACCTAACGATTGTACATACGTATTTAAATAGTCGGAACgtatgttttgtaaaaatggCGACAGCAATTGTTAGTTCGGCTCGTCagggtaaataatatttttttttatccttaaacttacatttattctaaaaaataagCAATAGAAATGTGTAACTGTTACTAtggaaaattgtaataatttcgttttccccTTAGCAATTCATTATATCCAATCTACATGTGACGTTGCTAATCAgctgtttttgattttattttaaaaaatcaaaaaaggaAGTGCAATGGAAATTTTGAAACAAGAATTCGATGTGTTAGTAAATTTAAGAATCAATTATAGTGTAATTGTTTAAACGTTTCATTACGCAAtatcatttcaaatttagaagTTCAAAGTTCATTcgacattcatttattttgatttcgtaaaattcaattttaagtgAAATTTGTGGTCAATATTTATAGTGGGGAGGCTAACAAGTGCTGCTCGAAGACTTTATTCGGATGCATATCCAAAGATAACAACTCATTATACTATTCATCCCCGCGACAAGGATCCAAGATGGAAAGGTAACTGATAACATTtagttgtttaaattattttaactctaCGTCATTGCTATTAACAACCTTTATCTATTGTTTACTTTGATAACATATCTGGAAATTATTTgggacttatttaaaataaaagaaagaaattaatttaaaaactatataaaacagATTTCAATAAGATTACAACTTTAAATATGacttgcattttttaaatgagaatAATGTCAATCATCAGATATAAGTATGGAGCGAGTGGCAGAGGAGACGGATATCCTCATCATTGGAGGTGGTCCCGCTGGTATGGCCGCTGCGATCAGGGCTCGGCAAATTGCTGAGGAAAAGGGTGCTGTATGTATGATGGAACTTAATATTAAGAATTATGAGATTAAAGTCTTCCAAAAAAAAAGATACCCATATTTGAAGAAATCTTAAGTAtagtatataacatatgtaaatagtttaactaagttttaaatatattatttgtgtagGAAGTGCGAGTGACACTGTTAGAAAAAGCAGCAGAAGCCGGAGGTCACATACTCTCAGGTGCATGTGTGGACCCCGTAGCTCTGAATGAGCTAATTCCTGACTGGAAGGATAAAGGGGCTCCAATGAACACACCTGTAACATCTGACAAGTTTGGTCTCTTAACCAAAAGTGGTAGAATTCCTATTCCTGTATTCCCTGGTGAGTTTCCAAAACaagcatatatttattttatcttatatgaatctgttatttatttgaaataaattcaatgtaaATTTGTTCCTATAAATTAAGTAGTTTTTAGTATACAACTCTCTCAAAACAATTATACTCTATTCTTTCAGGCTTACCTAACTACAATCACGGTAACTATGTAGTTCGGTTAGGTCACTTAGTGAAATGGTTGTCCGAACAAGCAGAAGCAGTAGGCGCTGAGGTAAAagctattaaacatttataagaaCTAAGAATCAATCgctttttattcattaaatcgattaaatgtgttttaaatctCTGTCCAGGTGTGGCCAGGTTGTGCTGGTGCAGATCTATTATTCCGAGATGATGGTTCCCTTAAAGGAGTGGCTACGGGTGATGTTGGTATAGCTAAAGATGGCAGCCCAAAAGATATGTTTGAAAGAGGCATGGAATTTCACTCCAAAATTACTATATTTGCTGAAGGttggtaataaaaacaataaacaagcATGGTTTCTGTTTGTACCtgaatgattaaattaatttaagagagCCAAGACtatgaacataaaaaataaatgtgataaTCTATTACAACTTATATGTTTT
It contains:
- the LOC124537784 gene encoding malignant T-cell-amplified sequence 1 homolog, encoding MFKKFDEKESISGVQQLKSSVQKGIRSRLLELYPHLENHIDQVLPKKDTFRIVKCHDHIEIMVNSAGELLFFRHREGPWMPTLRLLHKYPFFLPMQQVDKGAIRFVLSGANIMCPGLTSPGARMSPVEKSSVVAVMAEGKQHALAVGITSLSTQDIAKVNKGVGIENCHYLNDGLWQMKPVK